TTAATAAAGGGTTGAATAAATAGAAATTCTACAAGTTTTTCTACATTTTTGAATTTGGTCTTTTGGTTTATGTAATCAGCTATTGAATTTTTACTCGTAACAATATCATTTATCTTATAAAAAGTATCGTTGGAAGTTTGTTCTACGGCTCTTAGCATAAAGAGAAGCCATTTTTTCCAGTTACCTCGCTGTGAAACTCCCATTATCCCATCATAATAGTCGTGTTTATATTCCAAAATATATTTACTAAGAAATAATATTGGAAAATCTAATAGTCCTTTGTTGGTTAAATAATGGATATTAAAAACTCTTCCTGCCCTACCATTTCCATCAGCAAATGGATGAATTGCCTCAAATTGGAAGTGAGCTATTGCCATTTTTAGTAAGTGGTCTATCCTATATTTTTCATCATCATTTACAAAATCAATCAAGTTTTCTAGCTTTTTTTCGATTATCCCTTCTCCACGAGGAGGCGTATAAATTATTTGACCAGCATTTACATCTGTTCCTCCTTGCCTAATTACAGTAGTTACGAAAGGTGGACGTATTTTA
Above is a genomic segment from Bernardetia sp. containing:
- a CDS encoding Fic family protein, with the translated sequence MPELLYNINPDRNLPWNDLPLLPIKEELYKKVEILEKLGDAKAALARLHGRSAVIPNQGLLINTISLQEAKTSTAIENIFTTDDELYKAYSEKNSDTTTKSAPKEVLRYREALWSGYEYLQKEKSFTQDYFIKIYQQIKQTTTKIRPPFVTTVIRQGGTDVNAGQIIYTPPRGEGIIEKKLENLIDFVNDDEKYRIDHLLKMAIAHFQFEAIHPFADGNGRAGRVFNIHYLTNKGLLDFPILFLSKYILEYKHDYYDGIMGVSQRGNWKKWLLFMLRAVEQTSNDTFYKINDIVTSKNSIADYINQKTKFKNVEKLVEFLFIQPFI